TTCCTGCTGTTCTTGCAGGGCGAGCGCCATACCATCGAGTTTCAGGGCGCGCAGGTGTTGAATGACGGGATGTGGCAGCATCTCAACCTCAATTCAGGGTGCGCTCGGCACCCGGTTCGTCGATCTCGGCGAAATACCCGGGGCCACGCAGGTTGCTGTGCTGGGCCACGGGAAGTTCGATGGAGTTGCCCGGGAGTTCGGCTTCGTCCAGGCGGTGTTTCAGGATGGACTTCACGCTCTGCAAGCTGTGCGCTTGCAGAGCCAGGGCCCGCCGACAGGCCGCTTCCAGCCGCTCCCCGTACTCCCGGTGAAGACGAAGCAGACCCGTCACGACACGCTTTTTCTGTTCAGGATGTTGGTTCCCGTCGAAGATGGCGCGTACCAGGGCCGCCGTCGCCTCCCCGACCTGCTGGGCTTGCTGGGTGAGCTGTTCCGGGCCGACCTCACGGTAATGCCGGTGATGGGCGGGCATGTGGTCGGGCATCGTGGTCTGCTGTCGGGTCAGTGTCCCGGGAACGCGGTGGTGGACGGCGATCCGCTGTCCTGAACGGTAGATCTCGACCAACCGGGCGGTGAGGCGGATGTCCACGCGGGTCTTGGCGTACTGGTGGGGCACGCTGTACGCGTGCCCCTGCACGACGACGTGGTAGTCCAGCCCGACCGTGGTGTGCTTCCACTCGGCCACTTCAAAGGGCTGGGCGGGCAAGGGGCGCAGCACGGGTTGATCCAGGGCTTCGAACTCACTGCGGCGACTCCCGGGCCGTTTCTGAAAGGGCTGCCGATTCAGGGCCTCCAGCAACTCCCGAACCGCCTCGTTCGCCTCGGGCAGGCTGAAGAACACCCGGTCGCGCAGGGGGGCGAGGATGCGGCGTTCCACGATCTGCACATGCACTTCCACCAGGGCCTTGTCCTTGGGCTTGCGGACCCGCGCCGGGATGACGGCCACGTCGTAGTGCTGCGCGAACTCCTGGTAGGTGCGGTTGATCTCGGGTTCGTAACGGCTGGCGTGGGTCACGCCAGCCTTGAGGTTGTCCGGGACGATGATCTCGGGCACGCCACCGAAAAAGTCCAGCGCCCGGAGATGCGACCCGATCCAGTCGTGCACGCCCTGAGTTCGGGTGACCTCGGCGTAGGTGTACTCGCTGGCCCCCAGGGTGGCGACGAAGACCTGCCCAGCCTGGACGGTGCCACTCCTGGGATCGGTCAGCGCCAAGGTCAACCCGGCGTAATCGACGAAGAGCTTTTCACCGGCCCGGTGGGTCTGCCGCATGGTCAGGCCCGTCGTGACCTTCCATTTCCGGTAGTTCTCGTTGAAGGTCGCGTACTGCCAGCCGTCCGGGTGCTGCCGACGGTACTCTTCCCACAGCAGTTGGCGGGTGACGCCTTTGCGCCTCAGTTCCCGGTCGAGGACGGCCCAGTCGGGCTGGTGGGCCGCACTCACAGCGGCCTGTTCGTGGGTGCGAAACAGCAGCGCTTCGAGCTGGACATCGTCCAGCTCTGGGGGGAGGGGCCAGCTCAGTCCCGCTTGCTGGGCACGCGCCACGTAATCCTGCACGGTGCTGCGGGCAAGCTGGACGCTTTGTCCGACGAGGCGGTCACTGAGGTTCAGTTCCAGTTTCAACCGCAAGACTTCCCTGATTTTCCGCATGGACGCTCGCTTTCTGGTCATCCTTGCAGGATGACCAGGGGAGTCCCGTCCGCGGCTGGGGATGCCGGATTCAACCAGCGTAGGGGGTGTGTCAGGGAAGCTGCTGCGAGACGCAACAGAGCAAAAGCATCCTGCTGGCCAGCATTTCTCTCGCTTCTACCTCCAAGCGCCCAAGTTCCGCCTTCGCTTCTGGAGGTGGCACTTCGGGCCTTCCAGGTAGATTTCTACCCCATCGGCCACCCATCAGCAGTCTCTTTCTCGCCCAGAAATGCCGCCACCAGCAGAACACGGCACTTCTTCACCAACTTGTCTAGCTCTTTTGCGCCTGAACGCACCTTCCCGATACCGTTGGCGAAGTCAGGCGGTGATCGAAAGACGGGCGAAACGTGCCGTTCTGGTCGCTGCTCTGGGCCGCTCTTGCCACCAGGCGTAGATGCGGCCCAGATTGATGCCTGCTGCGGTCGCCATGCTCTGTAAGCGCAGTTTGGCTGTGCCTCGGTAACGTGCTGTCCGTGCCCCGTGGGCACGGACAGCGACGGAGAGGGTGCCTTCTATGCCAGCACGCTGCTGATACAGGACCTTCCATTCCGGCGTTTCCTGCTGCGCCCGCATCGCGTGCAGCGCTTCATAGGCTGCCTGGTCCTGAAGCATCACACTCCGGCCCAAGGACTTTGACTTGGTACAGCGGGGTTTGTCTGGGCACCGGTTGCAGAGGCCGCGACGGAAGGTTGCCGTGACCAATGGAAGCCCTTGCTGACTTCGCCCCACGCGCCATTTCGAAGAGCGGTGACCGCGAGGACAGACCACGCAATGTTCGTCCCAGTGCACGATGAAATCGCTGGATTTGAAGGCGTTCGGATCCTTCTGCTGCCAACCCGTGGCTGAACGTGGGGGGCCGATGACCTCAACCCTGTACTGCTCGTGGCTTTCCACCAGGAGGGTCCCGCTGACGTAGCCCGAATCCACAAGATGTTGCCGGGGCAACATCTCCTTGGCAGCCAACGCGCTGTGGACCGTGGGCATCACCTGAATGTCCTGGGTACACGACGACGAGACGTGAACGTGGGTGATCACTTCCGGCAGCTCCGGCTCACAGGCCTCCGTCAGGTGCAGCTTGTAGCCGACCCAGTCCTGGCCCCGCTTGGTCGAGAAGCGCGCCTCAATGTCATACGGCGATTCCGGGCGCTCGGCAGAAGGTGGAACTGCCGTCCCTGGCTTCCACTGCACCTCGCCATCCTTGCGGCTGAACTGCTGCGTCCAAACCAGTTCCAGGGTCTGAACTGCGGGCAAGCTCAGCAAGGGGGCGACGCTGGGATCGGCCCGGAGGGCCTCCAGCAAGGAAAACCCATCCTGGCCGACTTGCACCACATAGGCCAGGCGAGCGTCTTTGCCCTGTGGGAAGCGGTACGACTCGATTCGGTGGTCATACCACTCCCGCCAGCGGGGATCGAGTCGTGGGGCCAACCACTCGGGCGCAAAGCGCCCGAGTGCATTGAGCGTGGCCCGGAACGTCTCGGCGACCAACTCGATCCGGGTCAGGTACCGGATGGCCGCCAACACGTGGGTCGAGTCGGTCCGCTGTCGGCCACGCCGTTTCAGCAAGCCCTGTTCCCGGAAGCGTTCGAGCATTCGGTCCAGCAGCAGATGTTCGGCCTGTCCCGCGACCAGCCGTGAGCGAAATTCCGAGAGCACACTGAAGTCGAACCCTGGGTCGGTGAGTTCCAGTCCCAGCAGGTATTTGAGGTCCAGGCGTGCTCGCACCTGTTCAGCAGCTTGTCGATCTGTCAAGTTTTCGAGGAACTGCACCACCGTGACCAGCGCCAGTCGCCACGGGGGCAAGGCGGGTTGACCCAGCGCTGGAAACAGCGCTGCAAAGTCCTGATCTGCGTACAGCACGCCCAGTTCGTCTCGAAGCTTGAGGTAGAGGTTCCCCTTGGGAAACGCCGCGCGGGCGATCCGGAGCGTGTCTTCAGGGATAGGGCCGAGTGGGTCTGGACGCAGCATCTCTCAGTGTGCGCCTCACCCGCCGACTTCGCCAACGGTATCCCTTCCCTGACGGACCCCCATATTCGGCGGGACCGGTCGCACCTTCCAGCAGTGGCGTGTAGATCAGCTCGTTGAAGGCCCGCTCACTGGCCGAGTGTCCGTTGTCACACGAGGCACAAAGCAGATGCGGTTTGGGCCCATCTTGAAGGCGGCGGTTGGGGTGCGACATGCTGCGCAGGTACCCGCTGCCGCGTTGCTTGATGTGCGCGAAAACGAGTTTGGAGACGATATGGCTCTCCACCAGCTCACGCTCCTCGCCGCACAAAGGGCAGATCCCGATGACACGCTTCCCTTTCTTCTCCATGTGCCTCCACCACTCATGGTATTCGTGCGGCTTTCCTGAGCACCCCTTCAACGGCCCTCTTCTGAGTCCAGCCTTGTCAGGCGGGTGCGGGCACTCTCCCGGGCCTTGTGGAAGGCGACCACGTCGCGGTACCCGAACTGCCGGGCCTGCTCGGTGAGGTCCCCTTCAAGCTCCGCGTCGCGCAGCCCCGCGAGGCGCAGCCGTGACGGCACGACGGCGCCCCCGGACGTTCCCCTCCCCAGGCGGGTGGCCTGCCACAGGAACTCGCGGACCTCGTCCACCTCGTGTAGCCCGGGGAACACGTGGCCCTGCCGATTGGGTGCCTCGCCACCCCGTCGCAACCGGACGGTCGGATCGACGAGCAGGGGGTCGGGGGTACGCAGCCGCAACAGCACCCCACACACGTCGGCGGGCAGGCGGCTGACAATCTCGCCGCGCCGGACGGTGTTCGCCTTGAAGTCCACATCGTCCCAGCGGAAGTCGAAGACGGCCTGGGCGGTGAAGCCCAGGCGGTAGATCAGCAGGAACAGGGCCAGCGCGTGCGGTTCCTTCTTCCGGCCCAGCTCCTCCAACAACACTTGGAGTTCACCAGTGCTGGGCAGTTTGGCGTCGGACTGTTCGGGTTTCCGGCGCGGCAGGTCGTGGACCGGGTTATACCGGACCAGTCCCCGTTGCCGGAGGGCGGTGTACAGGCGGGAGAGGGCGGTGGCGCGGGCGTTGATGGTGTTGTTGCCGACCTTGGCGACCCCTTCCTTCCGAGGTGTCGTCAGCGGCACGGCCAGCCAATGGTGGAAGTCGTCGGGGGGATTGAGCAGGTCGGTGGAGGTCTCGGCCGCGTGCTCGAAGAAGGGCCGCAGGTTTGACAGAAAGGCGATGTCCTGCTTGGTCAGGGGGGTGGAGACCAGGTCCAGGAGCCGGGCAATGCACAGCGGCTTGTCCCCCGGGGGGAGATGAGGGTCATGGAAGAACTTGTGTACGGTCTCCTGCTGGTCCTCAGGCATAGGGCAATGTACACCTATTCGGAAATATGCGTTTAGATACCTACCCTCGCCATCCAGCCAGACCCCTCCGCGCAAGCCGAAACAAAAGCACGCAGCCCGAAGCCAGGCACAAGTAAGTAGGCCGGACCCCTCAGCCCACAATCAAATCCCTTGGATTGTACGGCAGAGTGACGTACAATCGGCATGAGGAGGAGGACCATGACGAGAACGGCCAAAGCACAGCGGCTCGAAGCCCGCATTGACGCGGAGAAAAAGGAAGCCATCGGGGCAGCAGCAGCTGTTCGGGGGTTGTCCATCAGTGACTTCGTGATCCAGGCCGCGTACAGCAGCGCGCTCGCCACCCTGGAGGCCCACCGCACCCTGCAACTCTCTACGGCAGATCAGCAGCTGTTCGTGGAGACCTTGATGAACCCGCCCGCTCCAAACGGGGCACTGCGAAAGGCGGCGGCCAGCAGTCGGGAACGCTTCGGTTCGTGACCATAGCCTTTCGCGTCGTCCCTTTCAGTCCGGACTACGATGCCAGCGCTTTCGAGAGCTTGGACGAACACCTGACCGCCTATCTCAAGGAAGGCCGTGGGCAGCGTGACCTGAACACCGGACAGGCGGCCGTCTTCCTGATGATCGACGAGGCAAATCGGGTGCAGGGATATTACACCCTGTCGTCCGCCAGCGTGCCGCGCAAGGAAGCCTTCAGCGGGACCCAGGCCAGGAAGTTTCCCTATCCCCAGGTGGCGGTGACCCTCCTGGGACGTGTGGCCATCCACAAGGACCTGCGCGGGCAGGGCATCGGCACCGACCTCATCCTGCACGCCCTGCGACAGGCGGCACGGGCGGCCGAGACCGTCGCGTCCTACGCCGTCATCCTCGATGCCAAGAACGAGAAGGTCGCCGCCATCTACGCCCGGCTGGGCTTTGTGCCCTTCAGGGACCAGCCCCTCAAGCTGTTCCTCCCCATGGAGACCATCCGGCAACTGCCGTAAGGCTTCGCAGCGGCAGGGCACCCCAGGCTTGAGGCACTGGTCTGCCGGGCGACTTCTTCCTCAGTCCGGCAGCGGTAGAACGCTCTCCCCCTTCTCCCCCACCGCCCATACCCAAACCAGCTTGCCTAAGCCCATGCAAAAGCACGGGGCAAAACGTAGGAAAGAGCAAGGCTCCACCCAAAAACGGGGAACAGCGAGGTGGCGGCTGAAATTGGAATTTTGAGCGCATATTCTCTGCTAAGTCCTTGACCAAACGAGAGGAGATCCAATCGGTTCCGCTTCTAGGAGGGGAGCAGAAGGGAAGGATCTCCTTATATATATTCCAGCGAGACGAAAATGAGACAAGCGGGCCTTCTCGACCAAGCCCAGTGTCAGGGTCACCGCCGTAATACGGCTTCAAATTCGTCCAACGATAAGAGGGGAATGGTGGCTCGGCGAGCAAGAATGTCAGACGGAGGTCGGCTCGTCACGATGCACCCTTCCACTGCCCAACTTCGACCGTCTTGGAGTCCCAAGATGGTGAGTACATGTGGCAGATTGCGCCGCAGCCAGGCAAGCCGGCGCTCATGCTTTTCCATGATCGAGCGCTCCCGCGCGCCGTCTGCACGCAGGTTCCCTGCATACGCTGGGGTAATCCGGCGGGCGGCGGGTCTCCCGCAGCTTGTGTGCAGCGGGGTCGGACGAGCTGAAACTGGGGGCATGGACCTCCCGCTTTTTCCCGAGACCTGGCAAGTGCTCGACTCGCAGGTGGAGGATGCGCGGCTGATCCTGCTGGTGCAGGATCAGCGTCCTGCGGCGGCCTGTCCCTCCTGTCAGCAGTACAGCTCCCACGTTCACAGCCGCTACGTCCGGCATCCCCACGACACCGCCCTGGGCCAGCGTGGCGTGACCCTCTTGGTGCAAACCCGGCGGTTCCGTTGCCGGAATCCGAGCTGCCCCCACACGACCTTCGCAGAAACCTGGCCGGGCTGGCTCGAACCCCGTGCACAGCGCACCTGTCGCCTCGCACAGCAGCAGGGCCGTGTGGCCCTCAGTCTTGGTGGTGAAGCTGGACACCGGCTCCTGGCCCACCTCGACGAACCCACCAGTGCCGATACCCTGCTGCGGCTGGTTCGCCGCGCCCCGCTCCTCCCCGCCGAGACCCCGACGGTGCTGGGGGTGGACGACTTCGCCCTCCGTCGTCGAAAAACGTATGGCACCCTGTTGATCGACCTGGAGCGCCACCAGGTCGTGGACCTGCTGCCGGACCGCCAGGGCGACACCCTCGCCACCTGGCTGAGAGCACACCCGGGGGTGAAGATCATCTGCCGCGACCGGGCGGGAGAATATGCCCGTGGAGCGGCTTCCGGCGCGCCGGAAGCCCAACAGATCGCGGACCGGTTCCACCTGATTGGCAATGTTCGGGACGCGGTCGAGGCTTGGTTACGGCCACAGCGTGTCCACCTCACCTCGCCGTTAGACCCGGCACAGGGTGAAGGGGCGAGCGGGCCGCTCCAGCGTCTCCCCACGAAACGCCCCTCGACCAACCGGGAACGCGTCGAACTGACGGTGACCAAACGGCAACACCGACAGGCCCGGTATGAACAGGCCGTCACGTTGCGTGACAGGGGCCAAAGCTACAAGGCCATTGCCCGCCAGGTGGGGGTGGCCCGCAGCACGGTGACCGAATGGCTCCAGTACGAGGGGAAGCTGACGCGGAAGACTCCACCTAGCAGCATCACACCGTATGCGGCATACATCCGTGGCCGGATGGCCGAACCGGAGTGGACTGTGACCCAGCTTTTCCATGAAGTGGTGGAGCAAGGGTATCGGGGTGCGTTCAGCGGGATCTCCTCCTACGTGGCGTGGCTTCGGGAAGGGCATGAACCACCGTCCATTGCTGATCAGCAGGGGCTGGGCCTGCCCCGGGAGAAGCGGCTGGGTCCTGCTCAGGTGGCGTGGTGGTTCACCAGGCGGCCGGACCAACGCTCGGAAACCGAGACCCACCGGCTGCAAACGGTGTTGGATCGGGTTCCACGCGGGCAGGAAATCTACCAGTTGGTCCAGGACGTCCTGGGGTGGCTGAGAGAAGCGCCGAGGTCAGGAGCTGCGCTCCTGACCTCATGGATCGAAAAGGCACAGGCCACGGGGCTGCCTGACCTGCAACGCCTGGCGCGCAGCTTCCAGAACGACTTCTCTGCCATTTGTGGCACCATCGAGTCTCCCTGGACCAACGGTCAGACGGAGGGGCAGGTGAACCGGCTCAAGCTGATTAAGCGCCAGATGTTCGGCCGAGCCAAATTCGACCTGCTTCGGCAGCGCGTCCTCCTCGCCTGACCCCGCTGCACGCAAGCTGCGGGAGACCCGCCCCCCCGCCGGATTACGCCAGCGTACGCAGAAGTAGCGGTGAAGCTGTTCTTCGCTGGGTTCGCCCGCATACCGGCCGTACCGCTGGAGTATCTCGTCCCCGGAGAACTCAACCGGCACAGCAGCCCTTGGGGGTGACGGGCAGAAATCCTGATAGAAGCATCGTTATCGCTGGATTCCCCCTGGTTAGGGGCGCAGAATTGAAGGCGGAAGTCCAGCTACCCATGACCCGCGCAGCACACTTATCACCGGATGGAGCATGTGCGATGACCCGCCCCGTTCTGACCGACCTCATCGCTGCCTTTGTGCAGGATCTCTCGGCACACCGCTCACCCCACACCCGGCGCGCGTACGCCGCCGATCTGCGGCACTTCAGCACCTGGCTGCAAGCTGACACCCTTGATGAGGCCACCCTCGCCCGGTACTTTGCGGCCCACCCGCACTGGAAGCCTGCGACCGCCAGCCGCAAGCAGGTCACGCTCCGCCGCTTCTGTGCCTGGGCGGAGCTTCATGGGCATCTAACGCGCAACGTGGCGCGGAACCTGGAGCGGGTACATGTTCCCGAGCCACATCCCAGGGGGCTGCGCCGGGCCGAGGTGGAACAGATTCTGGTGACGATTCCCACCCAGCAACCGCGTGACCGCTTGCTGTTCCGCCTGCTGTTCGAGATGGGGCTGCGGATCGGGGAGGTGCTGGGTCTGCACATCGAGGACCTTGACCTCACGAAAGGTGATGAACACCTGACAGTTCTGGGGAAGGGAGGGCGCAAGCGGACGATTCTGCTCGATGATCCCAAACTCGTGGCGGCCCTCCGCCAGTACCTCCGGGGGCTTCCTTACACCCACGGACACCTCTTTCAGGCACGCAAGAACGGCAAGGGCGGGGCAATGTGCTATGCGTCGGTCCAGGAGCGCT
This DNA window, taken from Deinococcus carri, encodes the following:
- the istA gene encoding IS21 family transposase, encoding MRKIREVLRLKLELNLSDRLVGQSVQLARSTVQDYVARAQQAGLSWPLPPELDDVQLEALLFRTHEQAAVSAAHQPDWAVLDRELRRKGVTRQLLWEEYRRQHPDGWQYATFNENYRKWKVTTGLTMRQTHRAGEKLFVDYAGLTLALTDPRSGTVQAGQVFVATLGASEYTYAEVTRTQGVHDWIGSHLRALDFFGGVPEIIVPDNLKAGVTHASRYEPEINRTYQEFAQHYDVAVIPARVRKPKDKALVEVHVQIVERRILAPLRDRVFFSLPEANEAVRELLEALNRQPFQKRPGSRRSEFEALDQPVLRPLPAQPFEVAEWKHTTVGLDYHVVVQGHAYSVPHQYAKTRVDIRLTARLVEIYRSGQRIAVHHRVPGTLTRQQTTMPDHMPAHHRHYREVGPEQLTQQAQQVGEATAALVRAIFDGNQHPEQKKRVVTGLLRLHREYGERLEAACRRALALQAHSLQSVKSILKHRLDEAELPGNSIELPVAQHSNLRGPGYFAEIDEPGAERTLN
- a CDS encoding IS1182 family transposase produces the protein MLRPDPLGPIPEDTLRIARAAFPKGNLYLKLRDELGVLYADQDFAALFPALGQPALPPWRLALVTVVQFLENLTDRQAAEQVRARLDLKYLLGLELTDPGFDFSVLSEFRSRLVAGQAEHLLLDRMLERFREQGLLKRRGRQRTDSTHVLAAIRYLTRIELVAETFRATLNALGRFAPEWLAPRLDPRWREWYDHRIESYRFPQGKDARLAYVVQVGQDGFSLLEALRADPSVAPLLSLPAVQTLELVWTQQFSRKDGEVQWKPGTAVPPSAERPESPYDIEARFSTKRGQDWVGYKLHLTEACEPELPEVITHVHVSSSCTQDIQVMPTVHSALAAKEMLPRQHLVDSGYVSGTLLVESHEQYRVEVIGPPRSATGWQQKDPNAFKSSDFIVHWDEHCVVCPRGHRSSKWRVGRSQQGLPLVTATFRRGLCNRCPDKPRCTKSKSLGRSVMLQDQAAYEALHAMRAQQETPEWKVLYQQRAGIEGTLSVAVRAHGARTARYRGTAKLRLQSMATAAGINLGRIYAWWQERPRAATRTARFARLSITA
- a CDS encoding recombinase XerD, giving the protein MPEDQQETVHKFFHDPHLPPGDKPLCIARLLDLVSTPLTKQDIAFLSNLRPFFEHAAETSTDLLNPPDDFHHWLAVPLTTPRKEGVAKVGNNTINARATALSRLYTALRQRGLVRYNPVHDLPRRKPEQSDAKLPSTGELQVLLEELGRKKEPHALALFLLIYRLGFTAQAVFDFRWDDVDFKANTVRRGEIVSRLPADVCGVLLRLRTPDPLLVDPTVRLRRGGEAPNRQGHVFPGLHEVDEVREFLWQATRLGRGTSGGAVVPSRLRLAGLRDAELEGDLTEQARQFGYRDVVAFHKARESARTRLTRLDSEEGR
- a CDS encoding DUF1778 domain-containing protein, producing the protein MTRTAKAQRLEARIDAEKKEAIGAAAAVRGLSISDFVIQAAYSSALATLEAHRTLQLSTADQQLFVETLMNPPAPNGALRKAAASSRERFGS
- a CDS encoding GNAT family N-acetyltransferase gives rise to the protein MTIAFRVVPFSPDYDASAFESLDEHLTAYLKEGRGQRDLNTGQAAVFLMIDEANRVQGYYTLSSASVPRKEAFSGTQARKFPYPQVAVTLLGRVAIHKDLRGQGIGTDLILHALRQAARAAETVASYAVILDAKNEKVAAIYARLGFVPFRDQPLKLFLPMETIRQLP
- a CDS encoding ISL3 family transposase → MDLPLFPETWQVLDSQVEDARLILLVQDQRPAAACPSCQQYSSHVHSRYVRHPHDTALGQRGVTLLVQTRRFRCRNPSCPHTTFAETWPGWLEPRAQRTCRLAQQQGRVALSLGGEAGHRLLAHLDEPTSADTLLRLVRRAPLLPAETPTVLGVDDFALRRRKTYGTLLIDLERHQVVDLLPDRQGDTLATWLRAHPGVKIICRDRAGEYARGAASGAPEAQQIADRFHLIGNVRDAVEAWLRPQRVHLTSPLDPAQGEGASGPLQRLPTKRPSTNRERVELTVTKRQHRQARYEQAVTLRDRGQSYKAIARQVGVARSTVTEWLQYEGKLTRKTPPSSITPYAAYIRGRMAEPEWTVTQLFHEVVEQGYRGAFSGISSYVAWLREGHEPPSIADQQGLGLPREKRLGPAQVAWWFTRRPDQRSETETHRLQTVLDRVPRGQEIYQLVQDVLGWLREAPRSGAALLTSWIEKAQATGLPDLQRLARSFQNDFSAICGTIESPWTNGQTEGQVNRLKLIKRQMFGRAKFDLLRQRVLLA
- a CDS encoding tyrosine-type recombinase/integrase, translated to MTRPVLTDLIAAFVQDLSAHRSPHTRRAYAADLRHFSTWLQADTLDEATLARYFAAHPHWKPATASRKQVTLRRFCAWAELHGHLTRNVARNLERVHVPEPHPRGLRRAEVEQILVTIPTQQPRDRLLFRLLFEMGLRIGEVLGLHIEDLDLTKGDEHLTVLGKGGRKRTILLDDPKLVAALRQYLRGLPYTHGHLFQARKNGKGGAMCYASVQERWQGYARQAGVACTLHQLRHSHATELVNGGVSLGTIRKRLGHRHIQTTLRYAEVSDGAADAEVRAWRRKQR